From the genome of Streptomyces spinoverrucosus:
AACAACGCCGCGGCCTCCCCCGCATGCGGAGTCATCAGCGTCGGCGCGCTCCGCCCCCGCACAGCCCCGACCTCCGCCAACCGCAACCCGTCCGCATCCACAAGCACCGGCACATCCGCCCGCAACACCTCACCCACCGTGCCCGCGTCGTCCCCGGCCCCCGGCCCCACGACCCACGCCTGCACTCGCCCCGCCCGCCGAGGCCCCTGATCCGACACCAGCGTCTCGGGGAACCGAGCGATCACCGCATCCGCGGCGGGCCCCACGTACCGCACGGCCCCCGCCCCACCCCGCAACGCCCCCGCAACGGCCAGCACCGCGGCCCCCGGATACCGAGCCGACCCGGCGGCGATCCCGACCACCCCCCGCCGGTACTTGTCACTCTCCGGCGCCGGCACCGGCAACAGCGCGGCCACATCCGCATGCTGCAAGGCCTCCAACTCGGCGCCCCCACCCGGCAACTCCAGCCCGATGTCGACAAGCCGCACCGACCCGGCGTACTCCCGCGCGGGATCCACCAGCAGCCCCGGCTTGTGCGTCCCGAACGTCACGGTCAGGTCCGCCCGCACGGCGGCCCCCCGCACCTCCCCGGTATCGGCGTCCACACCACTCGGCAGATCAACGGCGACCACAGCCGCCCGCGCCCGAGCGGCAGCCTCCGCCAACGGCGCGGCCTCGGCCCGCAGTCCGCCCTTCCCGCCGATCCCCACGATCCCGTCAACGACCAGATCAGCCCGCTCGATCAACCCCTCGGCACCCGCCACCCCCGCAACGGAACCCCCCGCCCGCCGCAGCGCCGCAAGCCCACCCCCATGAGCCCGCTCCGGCGACAGCAGCACAGCCGTCACCCCCGCCCCCCGCCGAGCCAACCGCGCCCCGGCATAGAGCGCGTCGCCCCCGTTGTCCCCACTCCCGACCAGCAACACCACCCGGCTGCCGTAGACCCGCCCCAGCAACTCCGCGCAGGCGGCGGCCAGCCCGCCCGCCGCCCGCTGCATCAACGCCCCCTCCGGAAGCCGCGCCATCAACTCCCGCTCAGCCGCCCGGACCGTCTCCACGTTGTACGCAGTACGCATACGCCCGAGTGTCCCGCACACCACTGACACCGGCGCACCCATTGACGCTTTGCCACCCCGTTGCCAAACTCCCCACCCCCACACGGTGAATCGATTCAGTCGAACGCCTTCGACGCACCCGAATCGCTTCACCGAAACCAAGACGAGCGGAGGACCCCCCATGGGACGCAGAGCCGCACTCCCCGCACGCAGGCCCGCGGCGACAGCCACAGCAGCGGCCGCAATCGCCCTCCTCACCACTGCGGGCGCCCTGACGGCCGTTCCGGCCAAGGCCGCCCCAGCCGCCCCAGCAGCAGCCTGCGGCGAGGGCTCGTACCAGGCGGAGGCCGTCCTGAACGGCAGCACCTGGACCGCCCGCCGAGGCAGCACGACGGTCCACACCGGCACGGACCTCCGCTCCGCTGTCCAGGCGGCGGTCAACAGCCTCACGGCCGGCCGCACGAGCAAGGAGCGAGTAGTAGTACGGGGCTCAGGACCGATGTCGGCCGGTTCCCGCATCTCGCTCCCGAGCTACACCACCCTCGACGTCTGCGGCACGATCAACGTCACCGGCAGCGGCAGCGGCGACCAGGCCCCGATCTACTCCCGAGGCACCAGGGACGTGGAGGTCCAGCACCTCAACGTCACCGGCAGCCCCCTGTACGGCGTCTTCATGCGCAACGTACAGAACGTGATTCTCGGCCACATGGACATGCGCCTGTCCTCAGGCCTGGGCATCCGCATAGACAACCGCGGCGACACGTCCCAATGGACGCGCAACGTCCGCATAGACAACGCCTACGTCTCCGGCGCATCGAGCCACGCGGTCGAAACGTACGGCGTGGACGGCATCACGATCGGCACGGTGACGGCCCGCAACGTGGGCGAGTCGGGCCTCCTCCTCAACCAGACGATCAACGCCAACGTCACGAAGGTCGACGCGGACGGAGCGGGCACCGGCACCGGCTACGCCGCCTTCCGCATGGCCAACCGCAACGGGCGGGTGGGCAGCGGCTACCCCACGAACATCCGCGTGGGCGAAGTCGTGGCCCGAGGCGGCGGCCGGGGCGTGTTCTGCGTCTCTGAGAGCGGCGGCGCGGTAATCGACCGCGTGAATATCTCGAACACAGGCAACAACGCAATCCTCATCGAGAACTGCTACAACGTGAACATCGCCGCCCAGAGCGGCACAGTCACCGGTGGCGGCGAAATCCGCCTGGCGGCCCGCTCGGAATTCCCGAACAACGCGGACATCACGATCCAGAACCTGAGGGTCACCAATTCGGCCATCCGAGAAAGCCCGTGCGGCACGAACACCACGTTCCGCAACAACACGCTGGTGAACAGCACGCAGTCGATCTGCTGACGTGGCCAGGGCCTCGGTGGACGTCACCCTTCGGCGATGACAACCGCCGAGGCCACACCGGCATCATGACTGAGCGAAACATGCCAGGACCGCACCCCGAGCTCCGCGGCCCTGGCGGCCACGGTCCCCTTCACCCGCAACCGAGGCTGCCCGGTGTCCTCCACATACACCTCGGCATCGGTCCAGTGCAGCCCGGCCGGCGCCCCGAGCGCCTTGGCGAGCGCCTCTTTGGCCGCGAAACGCACAGCGAGGGAGGCGATACCGCGCCGATCCCCGCTGGGCAGCAGCACCTCGCTCTCCAGAAACAGCCGATCGACCAGCCCGGGCGTACGCTCCAACGCCTCCTGGAACCGGTCAATCTCGGCAACATCGATACCGACCCCGATAATGCTCACTCGGGCACCCTAACCGTCCATGGTCAGACCTGTTCAGGAGCGCACGGGGAACCCTCCGGGTCCGCGTCGAACAGGTCCTCCACTTTCTCGACCGTCCCGGCCCGGTCGAGCCAGTCGTTGAGGCGGTCGAGGTCGGTGCAGCTGGTGATGCGTTCGCGAACTTCGTCGGAGACTTGAAGTCCGCGCACTTCCAGCACGCGCAGGACGCCCCTGGCCTCGCCCCTGGCTACGCCCTTGGCCTCGCCCTCAGCCACACCCTCGGCCTTGCCTTCGAGGTAGGCCCGCTCCATGACGGTGCCCCGGCCAGGAAAGTAGTTGACGAACGTCATGATGATTTTCCTCCATGTCTCTCCGGCGGGAGTACCAGCGAGGGCAGCGTCCATGAACTGGACGATGAAGTCCGAGTCCTCAGCAGACAGCCCCTTGGAGCCACGGGCCAGCGCCTCCAGTATGGCCTCGATGTGAGGGCTGTTGGCATGTGTCAGGGCTGAGAACACCGCCATCGCAGGCTTCTCGGCGGCCGTTCGCGCGTCAGTGATCACCGGAACATTGTCCGGACCCACGACCAACGGATACGTCCGCTGCACGGTCCAGCCACGCGCTGTGCAGTCGAACGGGCCGGCGGCCCACTGGCCGTGGCCCGGCCGCACACCACGGTCAGGAGTACCGGCAGTCCGTACTTGGACTGGAGGTACGCGACGTAGTACGGCCAGGTCAACTCCTTCTTGCGGTTGCGCTTCTTCTGGGACTCGATGGCCAGCAGGAAGGACTCCCCGTCGGCGGGGCCTACTCCGCCCAACTCGCCCGCGTCCTGGAACTCTCCGAAGCCGACCACATCACAGTGCGGGTCATTCCCTTCGACCTGGACGGCTTCGGCGGGGCCTGGAGCGCCATGATGCTCGCGGGCGGAGCCGTACCGAAACTGGACACTGCCGTTCGCGACGCGCCTCACGGCACCGGCTTCATCGACTCCGAAGCCCAACTCGACGTCTTTCGAACGCTCTTCCGTAGAGTGGAAGGCGTGTCACTCGACCCCGCACAGTCGCGTGACGTCATCCACAGGCTGGCCAAGGAGCTGTGAGGCCCACAGTGACCACCCCCGACAACTGGCGGAAGTCGTCCTACTCCGGAGGCGGCGACGGCAACAACTGCGTCGAGATAGCCGACCGCCGCACGCACATAGCCGTCCGCGACTCAAAGGCCCCGACCAAGTCGTTGCTATGTTTCCCGGCCGGAGCCTTCAGACCCTTCCTTGAGGCCCTGAAGAACGAGCCCTACTCCACCGTCACCGACTTCGCCAGATTCCGAGGCTGATCCACCTCATTCCCCCGCGCGGTGGCCAGCTCACACGCGAACACCTGCAACGGCACCGTCGCCACCAGCGGCTGAAGCAAGGTCGGCGTAGCCGGAATCCAGATCAAGTGATCCGCATACGGCGCCACCGCCTCGTCCCCCTCCTCCGCGATCACGATCGTCCGCGCACCCCGGGCCCGGATCTCCTGGATGTTGGACACGATCTTGTCGTGGATCACGGACCGCCCCCGCGGCGACGGCACCACGATCACCACCGGCACGTCCTCCTCGATCAGCGCGATCGGCCCGTGCTTGAGCTCACCCGCCGCGAACCCCTCGGCGTGCATATAGGCGAGCTCCTTCAGCTTCAGGGCCCCCTCCAGCGCGACCGGATACCCGACGTGCCGCCCCAGGAAGAGCACCGTCCTC
Proteins encoded in this window:
- a CDS encoding NAD(P)H-hydrate dehydratase — translated: MRTAYNVETVRAAERELMARLPEGALMQRAAGGLAAACAELLGRVYGSRVVLLVGSGDNGGDALYAGARLARRGAGVTAVLLSPERAHGGGLAALRRAGGSVAGVAGAEGLIERADLVVDGIVGIGGKGGLRAEAAPLAEAAARARAAVVAVDLPSGVDADTGEVRGAAVRADLTVTFGTHKPGLLVDPAREYAGSVRLVDIGLELPGGGAELEALQHADVAALLPVPAPESDKYRRGVVGIAAGSARYPGAAVLAVAGALRGGAGAVRYVGPAADAVIARFPETLVSDQGPRRAGRVQAWVVGPGAGDDAGTVGEVLRADVPVLVDADGLRLAEVGAVRGRSAPTLMTPHAGEAAALLGVSREEVEGARLAAVRELAGRYGATVLLKGSTTLVAEAGGGTAVRVNATGTGWLATAGSGDVLSGLAGSLLAAGLSARDAGSVGAYLHGLAGRFAADGAPVGALDVAGAVPGAWRDVVSVRVGGGVVGVRG
- a CDS encoding holo-ACP synthase, which produces MSIIGVGIDVAEIDRFQEALERTPGLVDRLFLESEVLLPSGDRRGIASLAVRFAAKEALAKALGAPAGLHWTDAEVYVEDTGQPRLRVKGTVAARAAELGVRSWHVSLSHDAGVASAVVIAEG
- a CDS encoding DUF397 domain-containing protein; the protein is MTTPDNWRKSSYSGGGDGNNCVEIADRRTHIAVRDSKAPTKSLLCFPAGAFRPFLEALKNEPYSTVTDFARFRG